One stretch of Theropithecus gelada isolate Dixy chromosome 12, Tgel_1.0, whole genome shotgun sequence DNA includes these proteins:
- the DIRC1 gene encoding LOW QUALITY PROTEIN: disrupted in renal carcinoma protein 1 (The sequence of the model RefSeq protein was modified relative to this genomic sequence to represent the inferred CDS: inserted 2 bases in 1 codon), which yields MPEAHMQPXQTSLPTTDHRSKKPVSCYLPPLSNAHPMCKQVQNAQNCYFAAATLELSIISDTHFCKPITKDQLSSRSELNTLRLKHLNSFRGWKILTQISLTSLQCPAAAHLPLFVCTHTQKRL from the exons ATGCCTGAAGCCCACATGCAGCC GCAAACATCACTGCCCACCACAGACCACAGAAGCAAGAAGCCTGTTTCCTGTTACTTGCCACCACTCAGCAATGCCCACCCCATGTGTAAACAGGTCCAGAATGCTCAAAATTGTTATTTCGCTGCTGCAACATTGGAGTTGTCCATCATCTCGGACACACACTTTTGTAAACCAATAACAAAGGATCAACTTTCTTCTAGGTCTGAATTGAATACTTTGAGGCTAAAGCATCTTAACTCATTTAGGGGGTGGAAAATATTAACCCAAATAAGCCTTACCTCACTACAATGCCCTGCTGCTGCTCATCTCCCTTTATTCGTTTGTACTCATACCCAAAAGAGGTTGtga